The Amphiura filiformis chromosome 6, Afil_fr2py, whole genome shotgun sequence genome segment GGGTCTGTGTATAGTATAGTGGCTATAGATCTTACCTGATGCAGGACAGCCAGGTGTTAATGGGTCACCATACATGCCAGTCATACCCATGGGTTGTATACTATCAGCTGGGTCTTACCTGATGCAGGACAGCCAGGTGTTAATGGGTCACCATACATACCCATGGGTTGTACACTATCAGCTGGGTCTATGTATAAAATGGTTATAGATCTTACCTGATGCAGGACAGCCAGGTGTTAATGGGTCACCATACATGCCAGTCATACCCATGGGTTGTACACTATCAGCTGGGTCTATGTATAAAATGGTTATAGATCTTACCTGATGCAGGACAGCCAGGTGTTAATGGGTCACCATACATGCCAGTCATACCCATGGGTTGTATACTATCAGCTGGGTCTGTGTATAGAATGGTTATAGATCTTACCTGATGCAGGACAGCCAGGTGTTAATGGGTCACCATACATGCCAGTCATACCCATGGGTTGTACACTATCAGCTGGGTCTTACCTGATGCAGGACAGCCAGGTGTTAATGGGTCACCATACATGCCAGTCATACCCATGGGTTGTACACTATCAGCTGGGTCTGTGTATAGAATGGTTATAGATCTTACCTGATGCAGGACAGCCAGGTGTTAATGGGTCACCATACATGCCAGTCATACCCATGGGTTGTATACTATCAGCTGGGTCTATGTATAAAATGGTTATAGATCTTACCTGATGCAGGACAGCCAGGTGTTAATGGGTCACCATACATGCCAGTCATACCCATGGGTTGTATACTATCAGCTGGGTCTGTGTATAGAATGGTTATAGATCTTACCTGATGCAGGACAGCCAGGTGTTAATGGGTCACCATACATGCCAGTCATACCCATGGGTTGTATACTATCAGCTGGGTCTGTGTATAGAATGGTTATAGATCTTACCTGATGCAGGACAACCAGGTGTTAATGGGTCACCATACATGCCAGTCATACCCATGGGTTGTACACTATCAGCTGGGTCTGTGTATAGAATGGTTATAGATCTTACCTGATGCAGGACAGCCAGGTGTTAATGGGTCACCATACATACCCATGGGTTGTACACTATCAGCTGGGTCTATGTATAAAATGGTTATAGATCTTACCTGATGCAGGACAGCCAGGTGTTAATGGGTCACCATACATGCCAGTCATACCCATGGGTTGTACACTATCAGCTGGGTCTGTGTATAGAATGGTTATAGATCTTACCTGATGCAGGACAGCCAGGTGTTAATGGGTCACCATACATGCCAGTCATACCCATGGGTTGTACACTATCAGCTGGGTCTGTGTATAGAATGGTTATAGATCTTACCTGATGCAGGACAGCCAGGTGTTAATGGGTCACCATACATGCCAGTCATACCCATGGGTTGTACACTATCAGCTGGGTCTGTGTATAGTATAGTGGCTATAGATCTTACCTGATGCAGGACAGCCAGGTGTTAATGGGTCACCATACATGCCAGTCATACCCATGGGTTGTACACTATCAGCTGGGTCTGTGTATAGAATGGTTATAGATCTTACCTGATGCAGGACAACCAGGTGTTAATGGGTCACCATACATGCCAGTCATACCCATGGGTTGTACACTATCAGCTGGGTCTGTGTATAGAATGGTTATAGATCTTACCTGATGCAGGACAACCAGGTGTTAATGGGTCACCATACATGCCAGTCATACCCATGGGTTGTATACTATCAGCTGGGTCTGTGTATAGAATGGTTATAGATCTTACCTGATGCAGGACAGCCAGGTGTTAATGGGTCACCATACATGCCAGTCATACCCATGGGTTGTACACTATCAGCTGGGTCTGTGTATAAAATGGTTATAGATCTTACCTGATGCAGGACAACCAGGTGTTAATGGGTCACCATACATGCCAGTCATACCCATGGGTTGTACACTATCAGCTGGGTCTGTGTATAAAATGGTTATAGATCTTACCTGATGCAGGACAGCCAGGTGTTAATGGGTCACCATACATGCCAGTCATACCCATGGGTTGTACACTATCAGCTGGGTCTGTGTATAGTATAGTGGCTATAGATCTTACCTGATGCAGGACAGCCAGGTGTTAATGGGTCACCATACATGCCAGTCATACCCATGGGTTGTACACTATCAGCTGGGTCTGTGTATAGAATGGTTATAGATCTTACCTGATGCAGGACAACCAGGTGTTAATGGGTCACCATACATGCCAGTCATACCCATGGGTTGTACACTATCAGCTGGGTCTGTGTATAGAATGGTTATAGATCTTACCTGATGCAGGACAGCCAGGTGTTAATGGGTCACCATACATGCCAGTCATACCCATGGGTTGTACACTATCAGCTGGGTCTGTGTATAAAATCAGTCCCACCATGCCATTGTCTTCAACATTCTTTATCTGTGAAAtgcacaaaacaaaatcaaattgattaCTAAATAGTAAATAACATTAAAGGTTGCCATGTAGTTTGCAGGAAAAATATTGTGTGAAACCATTTTTAGTTGCCAAAATATTTGTCACATGTTTTGCATATTTCCACATTTATTCTTGCAAAAAGCAAAGATGTTTTTATTATACCTACCCCATACATGTAGGTTTTGAACATTATAACCAATGGATGGTATTCCCTGCTCACAATATTATTTTACCCGTTTGctttaaaaatacaatttcattaaggattaaaaatttatatcatCAGTTTGGGACTAAATAGCGACTTCCATGTTCAGATGGATAGGGGATTGTTTCCCAGAAAGATAATGATTcaaagggtaggcctacaaattttgcCTAAGATTGGAATCATTCAGTCATGGAGTAACCACAGAATAATacataaaaattgaaaatattatgACTCAAGTATGTCCAATGTTATGATGTGGTTGACAATCAAACCATGTTCTGCTCAAAAAGTACATTAATGTACATTACATTACCAATTGAAACCAAATCACAGGCATGCAGTTTCCTGTTGGCCCTGACCATCCAACACCAAACATATAACCTTCAATTTTATACATGAATGTACCTACTACGACAATTATTTCCTTCAAATCATATTTTGATCACTTATTCTGCTGCCACTAGGATATCAGTATCACATCATTTGGCAGCCCACAATAATGGCGCTGGCATGATAACTCCCAATAGCTTCCCAATTTATACCTACGTGGAGTGGGACAAGCGGGATAAACCACACATTGGTTCATACCCACAATCTTGTGGTCGCGAGTTCAACACCCTAACAATTAGGCCAAGTGTATCACTAAAACCAGCATTTCATTCAGGTTGCCAATATGATGGATAACAAGGCCAACAACCTAATCATTTGGGTGCAGTCTGAGGCATAGGCTGGGAAATCCCCTTTTTTAATATCCTTTTTTAGTGCCTAGATAATATATTAGAGCAGACAATGGTAGTGGTACCATATCACTTTGTTCACGTCTCACCATGGATATCCTGATAATTTGTTTATAAAAGCAACATGAGTGACCTATATCACCTACTTTCTAACTTCCTGTAAGAGAAATGGTTAACAGTTCATACTCTCTTCAAAATAGAAAATTGAGGCATTCTAGAatcctctagctacataatgtttatgtacaacaaaatttcttgcagattaatttgtttagcaaaaatatcaccaaatttaaATTCTGTTCTGGTGTagcagaatgcaattcaacagtggcctatggagtagtgaaatacacataaccatgcattactcagaaaatcagaatcaactgatattttgggaataagtttttttgtggatattaaaaaatgtcataaaaataggatgctGGGATCATGAAATACTTCTTTAATTGACACATAGACAACCTGTCATATCTATGCTATCTTTGTTCAACAACTTTCCCACCATCCatccatctatctagtagtttcTAGTTACCTGTTCCATTGTCATCATATCACATTGTCTTGATATAGCCATCCGTCCTGTTACATCTATACCCATCTCTTGAATGGCAGCAAAGTCATTCATGCTGGCACAGTTTACATACAGTAGTTCACCCTGGGTGGGAAAGAAATGGAATGTATTtgaaaaaacaattatcaaacaaCATACAATATGAATTTTTAGTGCAATTTCAAATTTGTGTCCAAACCACATAATGTAACCCTTTACTAAGCTCAAGTACTGGCATACTATAAAAGTGAGGGAAAGATAAATTCAGAATTGGAAATCTATCCAGGGCAGGGTTCAGTTTACTCTCAATAACGTGGTTCActttttatgctggacccattcagatgccatgtagttgaaatttgTGGGTCCCAAATTAATTTTTGTGGGACCAAATTGTActtgggggtactcaagtttggtttggggtATGCCGCTGAGGATTTGAAAGTGGACCaatattttggtgaaatttcaaaACTGTTGGTTAtgagtgaggcaaaattgggctatattTCTGAACAAATTGataaaaaaggacccatccatataaaTTGGCCTAAAAAAGGGTCATACCCATTTACCAAATGGCCAAAAATGCTTTGTTCTAGTGTATTTtattatcaataatatcaattttgTTTTCCTCCCTCAAAATGTCTCTAGTAGTATTCAGGGTCAGTATATTTAGGATAGGTCAgattacaccaatcaaacaattatgATTTAGACTTTTAAATTATCATTTTTGAGCAAGTTGTCGAATCCTTTTTACAGCAAATGATATCGAAACCCAAAACAATTTTGACATCATAAATGAGTAAGAACATCTTACCTGAGCAGTCCCTGAAGCAGAATAAGGCATATACATAGGCACAGGTGGTAATGGTGTGTCTGCAATGGATCGCTTGTTGAGGCCATCTGGTGATGAGTTGGTATTGCCTGTATAGTGATGtaaattaaaccaaaacttgaATTGTTATGAGGATTGAGGCGATGATGATGACAGTAAATGAGATACACGATAGCGACAAGGAATACAACATAATCAAATTAGAAGTTAAGTGATTTTGAGAGTTGGCGAGAAGAGAATGATTGATATGATTTGATCTACTTAGACTAATGATGCTGAAGAGAATAAGAATTAGTCAAGCTCTGCTTCTAAGGGATATAATCCTGTTACAGTATTGACGTGCTATAAAACTACTAGTAGTAGTACTACTAATAAACAAGTCTAGAAATACAACTGTCTTTTAAAAATGCAACTAACCATGCTACACAACCAACCAGAATTTTTAGGCAATTTGTTGACAATTTTTATAATACCCCACCCACCCAAAAGTCACCTTGCCCCATTTACAACCAATCCTGGCTCCACTACTGTGAtactgatggtgatgatgatattgacAAAATGATAACAATATGATGATCGATGACTAAATTAGGGTAGTGGAGCTGGTGTATATATATGTCCTAGTCAATgtaaaaattaaacaagaaactcCCTTAAAAAACAAAGTAACTTTGTGTCCTACCAGAAGATGGTTTATCCACTGTAGAATTTGAACTTGAAGTTACTTCTTCATCCCCATACAGCAAGAAAGTCTCCAACACACTTCCTTCAGCATCAATGGTCCGTAATTTACTTGGTCTTGTCATGACTGGGTGGGAGACCAGCACATTGTAGGTGGATACTTCTACATTAGGTAGACCCAGGTTTTTGAACTTGGTCACAAGGCGATTGGTCAGGTTGTATGAACAGGGAGTACCACTCATGCATTGGGACTGGGCAAGTGTTCTGTAAAATAATAGAAATTAAAACAACTGAATTATGATTAGTAATAATAATTCAATGAATGCAAGTACATACTACTAGTTTGGGCCAAATTCAATGAATGCAAGTTCATACTAGTTTCGGCCAAAGTTTGGTTCTGACTGAACAGTTATATCTGTTATTGCCAAAGTTTTGATACCGGAATATTGGTTTCCCACCATCTTTTTTCCCGCTTATGTTTTGATATCaaacaatacaaaattatacaatgGCTCATTTAAAAACACTCAACAGTGTAAAGAGAATGGTTGCACAccagggttatacttgtgcacagggtataccagaattatttacaaattttgcaaattgcatgAATGGGCAATTAAATCATAAACCTGATACTAAAAATGACAGGAAACTCCTGAATTTGCCATCATCAGCCTGATcatcatgacaaattataaaaattatagtTATTTCAAGTTTGAAATTGTTAACTAATAGAGTACTTTGTAACCATGGAAACCCCCATAACCTGTCTATGTATCATGTTTATTGATGTGTGCAAGTGTGCACCTGGTTGTGTCAAATGGAAATATATGacagaattttgtatttttttctcacTTTCTCTTCAGGTGTAATTTGTGTAAAAGACTAATTTTAAAGTGCACTGCGAGGTCTATCAATTTATATGTACCGTACTTCAGAATGTTGTTGAACTTGTGGATATTTTGCAAAGCACCAAACAATGTACTGTACACTTCAACCACTTCAATTCTTTACCTTTAAAATTGAGTTATCATTTCACCATATTTAAATaaactttttaaaaatcaatccAGGAAAAGTTAATCATTAGAGCCAAAATACATGAAGTGTCACAAATCAGTGTTGGAATTTGTCCTTGGAACTTGGAATGctaaaatatcaataatattatttttgataaaattataAATGGAATCATTGAAGTGGATCTATATAAATAGGATCAgattcaaacattaaaaaaaattattttacggTACAATATTTAGTACACTAGTTATTCATAAATATTGCAATTTGTAAAATCTTGCATTCTCAAGAGGCTAATTAAAGTTGAatattactccctattccagataaATGCAgcattgggattaaaaaaatatgatcaagttctgcaaaataaaacatagctaaatcctaatcctttagttagtcccaactggcaataaaagtaaaattttaatatttgaccaatttcttgaaaaagagccaaaaacatgcatttttgtcatgttttctgacaatcgagtcacaaaaatcaaagacttggaacaagtctaagcattcaaaatcttgagtagatgcctcaattttgctctaattttcacttttttgtgttactataattaaataatggGTTATATAAAAATGCAACATGttttttccaaaaactagaatgcataaactgaaattagtcttagtacaagtctttgagcttgattgtcacagcatacgaagaacaccctaaaacgcatgtttttggcccttatttccaaaaattggccatatattaaaattttacttttattgccagttaggactaaccaaaggattaggatttagctatgtttcatttgacaaaacaggataatatttttttatcccaaaaaattagtgctgcatttttctggaatagggagtagtttcCTGCTGCTGcgcgcgtaatttctttctgcaaccataatgggccgcaatatatcactaaccgcatagtccgaggcaaggttcattattgtcagggttagggtcttagggttagggtcttatggttagggttaggggttagggttaggattatattcgtatttattatactagtaatagtatattgtgtgtatgacacggtttcagatttgaagcaggtttgactgccaaaaatggcaaaatataaagtttcaaaaaatattgttttaaatatgttttctacactgaaattttgtgcagaattcatttctgaagtcagaaatgcacaatctgtcattgttttcctgatatgagcattacagtagaggcatatgcttttgacggaaataaaaatatgagatccataagtgaaaacatcatcacaacatatttgaactctattggcacacttataaaggctctgcaaggctcacatcatgttgtagtgcaagtctgacatctgattggtgcacacacattgaatataggtcacatgattgcataatattacaggtactaattgttccgattttgctcaaaaatggggtggcgagtcaatttgataaaaaaaattagaacttaaaaaatatgcattttagcacaagtttgatactatatccctgtagtactgtatcatgggaataactgattagtttttctgaagtcagaaatgcaaaatctgtcattgttttcctgatatgagcattacagtagagtcatatgcttttgacggaaataaaaatatgagatccataagtgacaacatcatcacaacatatttgaactctattggcacacttataaaggctctgcaaggctcacatcatgttgtagtgcaagtctgacatctgattggtgcacacacattgaatataggtcacatgattgcgcaatattacaggtactaattgttcccgattttgctcaaaaatggggtggcgagtcaatttgttaaaaaattagaactcaaaaatatgcattttagcacaagtttggtactatatccctgtagtactgtatcatgggaataactgattagttttttaaacatgtaagccctcatattttttttttttttgcgatttttgaaatgccaaattttacgtaatttacagatgtcacaaattgttaaaaaattagaaaagaaaattgagaaggaatggaaagatattaatgttatacccaagtaggaacttatactgtgcataactgattagtttttcaagcctatagctcttgtagttttcttgtaatcccgatttttataaatggcaggaatttttacacacatcaaaattttaaggggtaggggaaacatttttacattttgcaagtttttcccttagttaaaatgaacaaagttaggtatcaaatgaaagctcatTCAAaactgcatagactggtaggtcaaccatcactgtagcaccttcctatcaagagttatgatttttcaaataattttttttgccgGAAACAGCTTATTTTGccatgtcaattgtcacgaggcatgtcatatttgaatgattctggcatgcaaatgattaagtcaatcacaaaacaaatacctgaatccatcaaatagtaccctcagctgatatgttaacattttaaagggccatatctatgtatattgtagactctatgagtatacaaagttggcatgtgaaaatttttgtcacccaaaagtGCATTTTAGGGCAAAAtcgccacaaatcaacattttgtagcaaaagcgATGTATGATGCACGCgcgtttttgacaaaaaaaatcatgttctacaaacaattttaccctagaaaagacaccttagaaattaaacatagctattttcactctggagtgaatttttacacactttggcagtgaaacctgcttcaaatctgagactatgtcgtatgcagtttattccgtaatcaataagtatcataaacaaacacctttctggcacaacgaatcatagcacagtcgtgtaggcattagactatggatacaaaggttgtgggttcgaaccccaggtaaaccgttatataattttaattctatcgatttctttttattttattaagtaagaggaaataataatggtaataaactcgtgttatatctagcctcataggcctattaattacatgtatgtactatgtgttatcgcattatgcccattatggttgcagaaagaaataagcCTGCTGCGCCTGCAACAATTTATTTTGACCTCTTTGCTTACATTATTAtcataataatgaaatataatcAAAATTGTACTTCTCTCCTTTCTGATGATTTTCTGTCTTGTCAATACAGAGTAAAATGGTTACTGGTTAAGTAaattaaattgtaaattttctaATTGCGGGCATCGCCAGGGTTTTCCATGTCATGACTGATATATATCGCACcaaaattcataaaattcatttgATAAATTTTAAGACACAAACAAATTgtagtaagcttaaaacttgaaCGCTATCCATGTTTGGCCTgattttcagacaattttagacAAAACTAATAAATGGATCCATGGTAAGTACAAACTTGGAATATTATTGTCAAATTGGCAACTTTATTCAGGTTTCATTTGGGAGTGGTTGAGACGTTGAGTCCCTATTTTGAGATACAAGTAGTTTATCATGGGGTCATCGATGAAGCAGTGAGAATTACGTGGCAGTATGAATTTCACAAAAAAACGTAggggggtagggacaacaaattattttgacgatgcATGAGGaattactcattttccagcattttgtgtgagatttactacctaggagtgagattatactacggTACCTTGGCGTGacaccgtgagaaagtgacccaattgcgtgagactcacggccaatgcgtgaaaGTTGACAGCTGTTTTATGGATaacaaactgtatttttttccaattaattgtgaatgatcctagcacttcagaataggtccagtggttctctaacCAAAGTCGCCAAAAACTAATCTGTGTTTTTgatttccagaaaaaaaaattctggaaatCAAAAAAACAGATTAGTACTAGTCCAATAGTTGGAACTCACGGCTCCGACCgtgaacaagtcctcaaacgtttgaaatttgtagttactacaactagaTTAGTACGATTTTTTGACACCTGGAAATCTAGAAATCGGACTAAATACGACACTGGCAGGTCAATATTTAATGTTTggaattctagtcattgaaaaccacaaaagcGGGGTTGTTTTCCCTAATTTTGTCCTTGAATtagcatgaaaaagggggggggggtaaatttgataaaaatcattaCAAACGGAAAGGGGGTCTTTAAATGATTTGACAACTCTCATGGTTGCccatttttgtgttgagttgggggcccaGCAAATTCTCTGCCACTTTCCTCTTGAATATTTGATCATCATGGAAGTGATGTTAATTCTTTTTGCTTTCCAATGTTTTTCCACACAAAAACTTATAAatttacttgttttcaaaaaattagacAGGTTTACATGTTTACCCCATATTTTCCCTCATTTATCAATAATACATACAAACCTTGACAAGTGTTTGGGTTTACTAAACCTTGTCACAATCGCGAATGTGtacattataatattttttacctTGTGAATTGTTGGAGGCGATCTTTTGATGTTCCACTCACGGCTTGATCTTGATACTGCAGTTGCTGCGCTGTTAAACTTGTGGGTATTTGTTCAATGACACACACTTCATTTTCATTCTCTATTCTGTATTTCTCTCCTCTCACATAATATCCAATCAAAAATCCAATGAGAATTGACAAGCCAACAGAAGCTAACAACAAACCAAACTGTCCTCTTGATTTTGGCTGTACTGGTTCACACTCATCACAAGGATTGACATCCTCTTTTGAGATGTTTGACGTGTCCTCTAAAACTATACCATCATCTGGAGAATTAGAGTTTTCTGTTGGACCATTAACACTTTTACGTTTCGAAGGTCGTCTTATTTTGAAATCTGTTGATGATTTCACCGGTGCTGGAGTGGAAGTAGATGTTGGTGGATCCCTCAAATCAGCGAAAGTTTTCATGGGCATTCGAGGTGTGTGTGGCATGTCCAACTCCTTTGGCACTGgcatttctatttctatttcaccCATTAATGTTTCTTTTTCCTGTTGATGTTCTGGTCCTTCTTCAGGTACATCAGAGAGATGAGAGAGCTCCATATCAATCGCCGAATCGTCCGTTCTAGATGTCAGTACAACAGCCATTTTGGATATTGGGTTTTATTGCAGCTGGAGCAGTTTGTATTTCGCGCGGAATCAGGATCAGTTTACCGTACTATCGATTCGCGGTTAATTTTGTGGCTGATGTTTTAGATTATTTCAGCAGTATTCCCGTCAGAGTATTCattcaaaagtacaaaaagaTACTTAACAAACACTGATCTGTTGTTCTTTGCGGAAATTATCTCAACGGCGTGGTTGTATCTGATGAAATCAGGTATTTTTGGCTCGACTCCCAACTACCGGCATGATCTCATCGACCGCCAGTCAAGATGATTTGTTGACAAAGCGTTTCTATATCGCTGGTCTTTCAAATTTCTCAAAACTTTGTTGAACCAAAGGCTTTAAAATGAAGTAAATTTTGCAGAGTTATTGACATAAACTGTGATGTTATACTTTGAAAATATGACCTGTGTTTATATTTCAAAAGTTTTTTATCCAATATCGCGGTAACGTAgctaaaacatagctaaattaaTGTACAATTTCTTTCCTGATAAAACGCTAGAACCCGGAAGTTGTAATGagcactaattttttttatgaatgaaattcaATTTGGCGCGCCATATACCGTCGCCACCACCCCCGCGCAGCCAGCTACCATTGAACAATGGAATGATCAGA includes the following:
- the LOC140156028 gene encoding glutamate carboxypeptidase 2-like; this encodes MAVVLTSRTDDSAIDMELSHLSDVPEEGPEHQQEKETLMGEIEIEMPVPKELDMPHTPRMPMKTFADLRDPPTSTSTPAPVKSSTDFKIRRPSKRKSVNGPTENSNSPDDGIVLEDTSNISKEDVNPCDECEPVQPKSRGQFGLLLASVGLSILIGFLIGYYVRGEKYRIENENEVCVIEQIPTSLTAQQLQYQDQAVSGTSKDRLQQFTRTLAQSQCMSGTPCSYNLTNRLVTKFKNLGLPNVEVSTYNVLVSHPVMTRPSKLRTIDAEGSVLETFLLYGDEEVTSSSNSTVDKPSSGNTNSSPDGLNKRSIADTPLPPVPMYMPYSASGTAQGELLYVNCASMNDFAAIQEMGIDVTGRMAISRQCDMMTMEQIKNVEDNGMVGLILYTDPADSVQPMGMTGMYGDPLTPGCPASDGIYRTNKSEVLPVIPVQTVSTDVAEMLLGNITGKVAHDDWHGGLNITYKIGRKSNKPSWTVELDVHNTMEQQDIHNIMATIPGTDYPDQYVMIGGHYTGIPTDDTTTATGSTSMMLEVATGLADLLEDGWQPKRTVMLGLWEGAEMGSSGSTEWVEEHRMVVGDRTVAYIDLDSSVGDAGMVIAETSPVLKGIVMDAAEQLDLTDDVITTSLDGMGDHVPFSHELGVPSVSFHTSMDKFLSTTMLATKTLLLLADDPIIQYDGLSLAEMVSGYVDNLGTMMEGNNATMASLDTAVNQYMQEMLTFEAMVDDLGSMADPVTMSRINQRLMYMEKAFVMDGSSDMMRNILYGTQQMETFPVMIDAMSDEKTTESVEEMLSAVQCVLQSATTSLSLS